The following proteins are co-located in the Aggregatibacter aphrophilus ATCC 33389 genome:
- the manZ gene encoding PTS mannose transporter subunit IID: MTEQTKLALTKKDIRSTYWRSTFLLGSFNFERMQAMGFCVSMIPTIKRLYSKKEDQAAALKRHLEFFNTQPWVASPIIGVTAAMEQERANGAKDIDDAAISGVKVGLMGPLAGVGDPIFWGTLRPVLAALGAGLAISGNLLGPLLFFIGINLCRSLTRWYGFKYGYEKGTEIVNDMGGGRLQKLTQGASILGLFVMGSLVSKWTSINIPLELSRYKNQMGEEVVTTVQSVLNDLLPGLAALLLTFFCMYLLRKKINAMYIIFALFGVGIVGYHFGILA, translated from the coding sequence ATGACTGAACAAACTAAATTAGCATTAACGAAAAAAGATATTCGCAGCACTTACTGGCGTTCCACGTTCCTCTTGGGTTCATTTAACTTTGAACGGATGCAGGCAATGGGTTTCTGCGTCTCCATGATTCCAACCATTAAACGCCTCTATAGTAAAAAAGAAGATCAAGCGGCGGCCTTAAAACGCCATTTGGAGTTCTTCAACACCCAACCTTGGGTAGCCTCACCGATTATTGGCGTGACCGCCGCGATGGAACAAGAACGTGCCAACGGTGCAAAAGACATTGATGACGCGGCAATCAGCGGTGTGAAAGTAGGTCTGATGGGGCCATTAGCCGGTGTGGGTGACCCGATTTTCTGGGGAACATTACGTCCGGTTCTCGCCGCACTCGGCGCCGGTTTGGCTATCAGCGGCAACCTATTAGGACCGTTATTGTTCTTCATCGGCATTAACCTCTGCCGTTCCTTAACCCGTTGGTATGGTTTCAAATATGGCTACGAAAAAGGGACTGAAATCGTTAACGACATGGGCGGCGGTCGCTTACAAAAATTGACGCAGGGGGCGTCTATCCTCGGTCTCTTTGTGATGGGCTCGCTGGTGTCGAAATGGACCAGCATCAACATTCCGCTCGAATTATCACGCTATAAAAACCAAATGGGCGAAGAAGTCGTTACCACTGTGCAAAGCGTATTAAACGATTTGCTCCCAGGCTTGGCGGCGTTATTGCTCACTTTCTTCTGTATGTATTTGCTACGCAAGAAAATCAACGCCATGTATATCATCTTCGCGCTATTCGGCGTAGGTATCGTTGGCTACCATTTTGGTATATTGGCATAA
- a CDS encoding ABC transporter ATP-binding protein — MNLIETHDLAIGYGNNVLINNINFCLKEKQICCLLGANGAGKSTFLKTLLGLQPALQGEVYWQQQPLSAYTPAELARNIAYVPQAHQHLFPFLVQDMVLMGRSAFLKWYQTPKAEDKELALSALADLQIEHLASCYYPELSGGEKQLVLIARAIAQQAKLLVMDEPTASLDFGNQIRVLEKIKQLQAQNIALLITTHNPQQAMYLAENILLLDQKYGCQQGARESLLTLENLAKIYRTSVSQLAQHLNF, encoded by the coding sequence ATGAATTTGATCGAAACCCATGATTTAGCCATTGGTTACGGCAACAACGTTTTAATAAATAACATCAATTTCTGTTTAAAGGAAAAGCAAATTTGTTGTTTATTGGGTGCAAATGGGGCAGGGAAAAGTACGTTTTTGAAAACCTTGCTTGGTTTACAACCAGCCTTACAAGGCGAAGTTTATTGGCAACAACAGCCGCTTTCTGCTTATACACCGGCGGAATTGGCGCGCAATATTGCCTATGTGCCACAAGCGCACCAACATTTGTTTCCGTTTTTAGTGCAGGACATGGTGTTGATGGGGCGCTCAGCCTTTTTGAAGTGGTATCAAACGCCAAAAGCGGAAGATAAAGAATTGGCACTGTCTGCGCTTGCCGATTTACAAATCGAACATCTTGCCAGTTGTTACTATCCTGAATTGAGCGGGGGTGAGAAACAACTTGTGCTCATTGCTAGAGCCATTGCGCAGCAAGCCAAATTGTTGGTGATGGACGAACCGACGGCAAGCCTCGATTTTGGCAACCAAATTCGTGTGTTGGAAAAAATCAAACAACTGCAAGCACAAAATATCGCCTTGCTTATTACGACGCATAATCCACAACAGGCCATGTATTTAGCGGAAAATATTTTACTGCTCGATCAGAAATACGGCTGCCAACAAGGCGCACGAGAATCCCTTTTGACCTTAGAAAACTTAGCAAAAATCTACCGCACTTCTGTGTCACAATTAGCTCAACATTTGAATTTTTAA
- a CDS encoding iron ABC transporter substrate-binding protein has protein sequence MKKWFGLFLTLFFAHAVLAENAPTIFLAGELPPVQKIDKVLSAGNPSDVLLLSVAPQKMVGLAGFNMASQGGKLFPAEQQALPTIGKIAGKGSTLSAEKIVALQPSLIIDVGNVTLNYIDQAKRTFAQTGVPYLLLDGRLAATPNTLRELGKWLGVEQLTEQQAQYAEETLKSAVDFSAALQQTAYLARSADGLQTGQKGSIHTEAMELVGLRNLVEGEHKGLTQVSMEQLLLWNPDIILTQYAEFFQTIKNNPQWSQLSAVKNQRFFFIPNQPFGWLDSPPSLNRLLGVRWLQHLLSNKPMADFAPEVQRFYKLFYHIDLSTAQAEQLLKQGQ, from the coding sequence ATGAAAAAATGGTTTGGGTTATTTCTTACTCTCTTTTTTGCTCATGCTGTTTTGGCAGAAAATGCGCCTACGATATTTTTGGCGGGAGAGCTTCCGCCTGTGCAAAAGATTGACAAAGTCTTAAGCGCGGGTAATCCGAGTGACGTGCTATTGCTATCGGTCGCGCCACAGAAAATGGTGGGACTGGCGGGCTTTAACATGGCATCGCAAGGTGGCAAGTTATTTCCTGCTGAACAACAAGCGTTGCCGACGATCGGCAAAATTGCCGGCAAGGGTAGCACGCTTTCTGCGGAAAAAATTGTGGCGTTACAGCCGAGTTTGATTATTGATGTGGGCAATGTCACGCTGAATTATATTGATCAAGCCAAACGTACTTTTGCACAAACCGGCGTGCCTTATTTATTATTAGACGGCAGACTTGCTGCAACACCAAACACCTTGCGTGAATTGGGAAAATGGTTGGGCGTGGAGCAATTAACGGAACAACAGGCGCAATATGCAGAAGAAACTTTAAAAAGTGCGGTCGATTTTTCCGCTGCTTTACAACAAACCGCCTATTTGGCACGCAGTGCCGATGGCTTGCAAACGGGGCAAAAAGGTTCTATTCATACTGAAGCTATGGAATTGGTGGGCTTGCGCAATTTAGTGGAAGGGGAACACAAAGGCTTAACGCAAGTGTCTATGGAGCAGTTGTTGCTTTGGAATCCCGACATCATTCTGACGCAATACGCCGAATTTTTCCAAACCATCAAAAATAATCCGCAATGGAGTCAATTAAGTGCGGTGAAAAATCAGCGCTTTTTTTTCATTCCTAACCAGCCGTTCGGTTGGCTCGATTCACCACCAAGTTTGAATCGCTTGCTTGGTGTGCGTTGGTTACAACATTTGCTGAGCAATAAACCGATGGCAGACTTCGCGCCGGAAGTGCAGCGTTTTTATAAGTTGTTCTACCATATTGATTTGTCAACAGCACAGGCAGAACAACTGCTGAAACAAGGGCAATAA
- a CDS encoding PTS mannose/fructose/sorbose transporter subunit IIC — protein sequence MTTMEIILVTLVAAICGMGSVLDERQTHRPLVACTLIGLVLGDLQTGIIVGGTLELVALGWMNVGAAMAPDAALASVIAAILVIKGGQDKGSALAIAIPVAAAGQVLTIFVRTLTIFLQHKADDYAEQANFRGIEFCHFAGLSLQALRVAIPTFFVALVAGTDTVTHALNSIPEVVTRGLQIAGGFIVVVGYAMVINMMRAGALMPFFFLGFVIASFSGYNLVGLGILGTCLAIVYIQLNPRFNQAVLPQTSSKRELADDELEGL from the coding sequence ATGACTACAATGGAAATAATTCTCGTGACATTAGTCGCGGCGATTTGCGGTATGGGCAGTGTGCTTGACGAACGTCAAACTCACCGCCCGTTGGTCGCCTGTACCTTAATCGGTTTGGTCTTAGGTGATTTACAAACCGGGATTATCGTCGGCGGTACGTTGGAATTAGTTGCTCTCGGCTGGATGAACGTCGGTGCGGCGATGGCTCCCGATGCGGCGCTCGCCAGTGTAATCGCCGCAATCTTGGTGATCAAAGGCGGTCAAGACAAAGGCAGTGCCTTAGCCATTGCAATTCCTGTTGCAGCCGCCGGTCAGGTGTTAACCATTTTCGTGCGCACCCTCACCATCTTCCTGCAACACAAAGCCGATGATTACGCAGAGCAAGCCAACTTCCGCGGCATTGAATTCTGTCACTTTGCCGGTCTTTCCTTGCAGGCTTTACGGGTTGCCATTCCGACATTCTTCGTGGCACTCGTGGCCGGTACAGACACCGTAACTCACGCCTTGAACTCCATTCCGGAAGTGGTAACCCGCGGGTTACAAATCGCCGGGGGCTTTATCGTGGTTGTCGGTTACGCCATGGTAATCAACATGATGCGTGCCGGCGCGTTAATGCCGTTCTTCTTCCTTGGTTTCGTGATTGCCTCCTTCTCCGGCTATAACTTAGTGGGTTTAGGTATCTTAGGCACCTGCTTAGCCATTGTTTACATTCAATTAAACCCACGTTTTAACCAAGCCGTCTTGCCACAAACCAGTAGCAAACGTGAATTGGCTGATGATGAACTTGAAGGACTATAA
- the rsmD gene encoding 16S rRNA (guanine(966)-N(2))-methyltransferase RsmD, whose product MKKATMQQSAKGKVRIIAGLWRGRKLPVLTSQGLRPTSDRVKETLFNWLMPYIVDSECLDCFAGSGSLGFEALSRQAAKVTFLELEKAVAQQLSKNIQTLKCADRAQVVNQNSLQFLNQPQNQPHFDLVFLDPPFNFDLAEQAITLLDKNHWLRPQALIYVETEKDKGLNVPESWALLKEKNSGQVSYRLYQVEA is encoded by the coding sequence ATGAAAAAAGCAACAATGCAACAAAGCGCAAAAGGCAAGGTACGCATCATCGCCGGTTTATGGCGCGGGCGAAAACTGCCGGTATTAACTTCCCAAGGGCTACGCCCCACCAGCGACCGTGTAAAAGAAACGCTATTTAACTGGCTAATGCCCTACATCGTTGACAGTGAATGTTTAGACTGTTTCGCCGGTAGCGGTTCTCTCGGCTTTGAAGCCCTTTCACGCCAAGCGGCAAAGGTGACGTTTCTGGAATTGGAAAAAGCCGTGGCGCAACAGTTAAGTAAGAACATTCAAACGTTGAAATGTGCCGATCGCGCGCAAGTGGTAAATCAAAATAGCCTGCAATTTTTAAATCAGCCGCAAAATCAACCGCACTTTGACTTGGTTTTTCTCGATCCGCCGTTCAATTTTGATTTAGCGGAACAAGCCATTACCTTGTTGGACAAAAATCATTGGTTACGCCCACAAGCATTGATTTATGTGGAAACAGAAAAAGACAAAGGATTGAATGTGCCAGAAAGCTGGGCATTGTTGAAAGAAAAAAACAGCGGACAAGTGAGTTATCGGTTATATCAGGTGGAGGCCTAG
- the pdxH gene encoding pyridoxamine 5'-phosphate oxidase, whose translation MDLHNIREEYRKKVLSQQECNVNPIIQFEHWLDDAIKAQVNEPTGMNLTTVNEDGRPSSRMVLLKEVNAQGFVFFTNYHSRKGLAIEQYPFVALTFFWPELERSVRIEGKAEKIPAEQSDAYFASRPYTSRIGAWASEQSAVISGYKSLLAKAAIIAAQHPLNVPRPPHWGGYLVTPDRIEFWQGRPSRLHDRICYLLENGEWKKVRLSP comes from the coding sequence ATGGACTTACATAACATTCGCGAAGAATATCGTAAAAAAGTGCTTTCCCAACAGGAATGCAACGTTAATCCCATCATACAATTTGAACATTGGTTGGATGATGCCATAAAAGCGCAGGTTAACGAACCTACCGGCATGAACCTTACTACCGTCAACGAAGACGGACGACCGAGCAGTCGCATGGTGTTATTAAAAGAAGTAAACGCGCAAGGTTTTGTATTTTTTACCAACTATCACAGCCGCAAGGGACTGGCTATTGAACAGTATCCTTTTGTCGCCTTAACTTTCTTTTGGCCGGAACTGGAACGCTCTGTGCGCATTGAAGGCAAAGCGGAAAAAATCCCCGCAGAACAATCTGATGCCTACTTCGCCAGCCGACCATACACCAGTCGCATCGGCGCTTGGGCAAGCGAACAGAGTGCAGTCATTTCCGGCTATAAATCTTTACTCGCCAAAGCCGCCATTATCGCCGCCCAACACCCGCTCAACGTCCCTCGCCCACCTCACTGGGGCGGCTACCTCGTCACCCCCGACCGCATCGAATTCTGGCAAGGTAGACCCAGCCGCCTACATGACAGAATCTGTTATTTGCTAGAAAACGGGGAGTGGAAGAAAGTGAGATTGTCACCGTAA
- the uhpC gene encoding MFS transporter family glucose-6-phosphate receptor UhpC: MGIFSVPPDLPVTKSKEEIDKTYRYWRMHLMITSYIGYAIFYFTRKSFNFVMPAMLTDLGLQKSDIGIMGTAFYLTYGVSKFLSGVLGDRSNPRYFMGIGLMMTGVVNILFGLSSSVFMFITLWMINAFFQGWGWPPCSKILNTWYSRNERGLWWAIWNTSHNLGGALIPLLAGAVTLYWGWRYGMIVPGIIACVVGFALCFLLRDRPASMGLPTVGEWRNDIAEKEHESEGAGLSGWEILKTYVFKNSIIWALAFSWCFIYIIRTGINDWGNLYLTETHGYDLLKANLAVTFFEVGGFLGALFAGWGSDKFFQGNRTQMNIIYVLGIISVSLALWFTPSDNPIIINALFFLMGFFIFGPQFLIAMAAAENSHKYASGSATGFVSLFAYIGAAAAGAPLAWIIQSFHWNGFFSSLFIVSLGCALLLIFVYFLQRRKNKLKG, from the coding sequence ATGGGTATTTTTAGTGTCCCACCGGATCTGCCGGTAACCAAAAGCAAAGAGGAAATTGACAAAACATATCGCTATTGGCGTATGCATCTGATGATCACCAGCTACATCGGTTATGCAATTTTCTATTTTACACGAAAGAGTTTTAACTTTGTGATGCCGGCGATGTTGACAGATCTGGGATTACAAAAATCCGACATCGGAATCATGGGCACAGCGTTTTATTTGACTTACGGTGTTTCTAAATTCTTATCCGGCGTATTAGGCGATCGCTCAAACCCACGCTACTTTATGGGGATCGGTTTGATGATGACCGGCGTGGTGAATATCCTGTTCGGTTTGAGTTCCTCGGTCTTTATGTTCATTACCCTTTGGATGATTAATGCATTCTTCCAAGGCTGGGGGTGGCCACCTTGTTCTAAGATTCTAAACACATGGTATTCACGTAACGAGCGGGGCTTATGGTGGGCGATTTGGAACACCTCACACAACCTTGGTGGCGCGTTAATTCCATTACTCGCCGGTGCGGTAACGCTCTATTGGGGCTGGCGCTACGGTATGATCGTGCCGGGAATTATCGCCTGCGTGGTCGGTTTCGCCCTGTGCTTCCTATTGCGTGACCGCCCTGCTTCCATGGGCTTACCAACTGTCGGTGAATGGCGTAATGACATTGCAGAAAAAGAACACGAAAGTGAAGGCGCGGGCTTGTCCGGCTGGGAAATTCTGAAAACCTATGTATTCAAAAACAGCATAATTTGGGCGCTTGCGTTCTCTTGGTGTTTTATTTACATCATCCGCACAGGTATCAACGACTGGGGTAACTTATATTTAACCGAAACCCACGGCTATGATTTATTAAAAGCCAATTTAGCAGTTACCTTCTTTGAAGTCGGCGGTTTCTTAGGCGCATTATTTGCCGGTTGGGGATCCGATAAATTCTTCCAAGGCAACCGAACACAAATGAACATTATTTATGTGTTAGGTATTATCTCCGTGTCTCTCGCCTTGTGGTTTACCCCAAGCGATAATCCTATTATCATCAACGCTCTGTTCTTCTTAATGGGCTTCTTTATTTTCGGACCGCAATTCCTGATTGCAATGGCCGCCGCCGAAAACTCTCATAAATATGCCTCCGGCTCCGCCACCGGGTTCGTGAGCTTATTCGCCTACATCGGTGCTGCAGCCGCCGGTGCACCGTTGGCATGGATTATTCAATCCTTCCACTGGAACGGCTTCTTCAGTAGCTTATTTATCGTCTCTTTGGGTTGTGCGTTATTATTGATCTTTGTCTATTTCTTACAACGTCGTAAAAACAAACTGAAAGGGTAG
- a CDS encoding mannose/fructose/sorbose PTS transporter subunit IIB: MTHIIVATHGKFSEEIVNSAAMVYGEDENCHVVTFLPGEGGEHLVEKYNAIIATLPENEPVLFLVDLFGGSPYNAAARVASERGDNTDIVTGISLPMLLEVLDAKDGATLPELVETAKEVGVAAVKSFRQPPEEAKPAAPTPQPTKPAEPVKTSQNSTALSGNMNISLLRIDDRLIHGQVATSWAKAVKCEAIFAISDEVAEDALRRELLLQIAPAHLKAYVIPVEKAIKVYHNPKYAGKNILWLVTKPADVVRLVEGGVKIDKVNVGGMTYKDGNKQLSDAVTVGKADVEAFKKLLDLGIDLSMQKVASNPRVELTKQKLDAIQF, from the coding sequence ATGACCCACATTATCGTTGCAACGCACGGTAAATTTTCGGAAGAAATCGTCAATTCTGCCGCTATGGTGTATGGCGAAGACGAAAATTGCCATGTGGTCACTTTCCTACCGGGCGAAGGTGGAGAGCATTTGGTTGAAAAATACAATGCGATTATCGCCACCCTGCCGGAAAACGAACCGGTGTTGTTCTTAGTGGATTTATTTGGCGGCAGCCCTTATAACGCGGCAGCGAGAGTTGCTTCAGAGCGTGGCGACAACACGGACATCGTCACCGGCATCAGCTTGCCGATGCTGTTGGAAGTGTTGGATGCCAAAGATGGTGCAACCCTGCCGGAATTGGTGGAAACCGCCAAAGAAGTTGGTGTCGCAGCCGTGAAATCTTTCCGCCAACCGCCCGAAGAAGCGAAACCTGCCGCACCGACACCACAACCTACCAAGCCAGCCGAACCCGTTAAAACATCTCAAAATTCCACCGCACTTTCCGGCAATATGAATATTTCTTTATTACGTATTGACGATCGGTTGATTCATGGCCAAGTTGCAACTTCTTGGGCGAAAGCGGTGAAATGCGAAGCCATTTTTGCGATCAGCGATGAAGTAGCGGAGGATGCATTACGTCGCGAATTGTTGTTACAAATTGCGCCCGCACATTTAAAAGCCTATGTCATTCCGGTAGAGAAAGCCATTAAGGTCTATCACAATCCGAAATACGCAGGTAAAAACATTCTATGGCTAGTGACAAAACCGGCCGATGTAGTACGTTTAGTCGAAGGCGGTGTCAAAATAGATAAAGTGAATGTCGGCGGGATGACTTATAAAGACGGCAACAAACAACTTTCCGATGCGGTAACCGTTGGTAAAGCAGATGTCGAGGCATTCAAAAAACTGCTAGATTTAGGCATTGATTTATCTATGCAAAAAGTGGCAAGCAACCCGCGTGTGGAACTCACTAAACAAAAACTTGATGCAATTCAATTTTAA
- a CDS encoding FecCD family ABC transporter permease: MQQFIQRSPRIFFLLLIALLIGSILFALNVGKFPISPSQLWQTIVCSWDSQCSAESPIHTVLWQIRSPRIVVACLVGAALACAGATYQGMFKNPLVSPDILGVSAGAGLGASLAIFYSLPMFYIQLFAFLGGISAVFCVSLIASRSKDQDPILVLVLAGIAIGSLLGAGISLLKILADPFTQLPSITFWLLGSLTAITPKNVLQLAPILILGMALLFLLRWRLNLLSLEEEEACSLGVPIKVTRYILIIFTTICTASAVSITGIIGWVGLLVPHIARLLVGANFILLLPTSLLLGASFLLLTDTLARTIAGIELPLGILTSACGAPFFLYLLLRGRR; the protein is encoded by the coding sequence ATGCAACAATTTATCCAACGCTCCCCACGAATTTTCTTTTTGCTGCTGATTGCATTGTTAATCGGCAGTATTTTGTTTGCCTTGAATGTGGGGAAATTTCCCATTTCGCCAAGCCAATTATGGCAAACCATTGTCTGTTCATGGGATTCACAGTGTAGCGCCGAGTCGCCAATTCACACCGTGTTATGGCAAATTCGTTCTCCGCGTATTGTGGTGGCATGTTTAGTGGGGGCTGCGTTGGCTTGTGCAGGGGCAACATATCAAGGCATGTTTAAAAATCCGTTAGTTTCACCGGATATTTTGGGTGTTTCCGCAGGGGCAGGATTGGGCGCGTCTTTGGCGATTTTTTATAGTTTGCCAATGTTTTACATTCAGCTGTTTGCTTTTCTTGGTGGTATTTCTGCGGTGTTTTGTGTCTCGCTCATTGCTTCTCGTAGCAAAGATCAAGACCCGATTTTGGTTTTAGTGCTTGCCGGTATTGCCATTGGATCTTTGCTTGGTGCGGGCATTTCCTTATTGAAAATTTTGGCTGATCCGTTTACCCAACTGCCTTCCATCACGTTTTGGCTGCTTGGTAGTTTAACCGCCATTACGCCGAAAAATGTGTTGCAACTGGCTCCGATTTTAATTCTTGGTATGGCGCTGTTATTTTTACTGCGTTGGCGTTTAAATTTGCTTTCGTTGGAAGAGGAGGAAGCGTGCAGTTTAGGGGTGCCGATTAAAGTTACCCGTTATATTTTGATTATTTTCACCACCATTTGCACCGCAAGTGCGGTGTCTATTACAGGCATTATCGGTTGGGTCGGATTGCTCGTGCCACACATTGCACGCTTGTTGGTGGGCGCGAATTTTATTCTGTTGTTGCCAACCTCTTTGTTGCTTGGCGCAAGTTTTCTGTTATTAACGGATACCTTAGCTCGCACCATTGCCGGCATTGAACTGCCTCTTGGTATTCTCACCTCTGCGTGTGGTGCGCCGTTCTTCCTTTATTTGTTATTGCGGGGCAGACGATGA
- a CDS encoding Cof-type HAD-IIB family hydrolase, translated as MKLKDLIKAPPAEGYIKNSSNLVTALFILAGILYYPTNGYGSVIALAAALIVLVGQKMLIGQTNKDFADMQFAEKQFTQTQNADYARFIQARATQILNENKVLSEKGKKELTRLLKFAETTLAENISPSSPYKAVFSDIDGTLLNSQHQITPKTEKAIKNILKQGIPFIPVSARPPYAITPYMEQLGSQHGMICYSGALILDKNLTALYSVILAPQDLQKLNELLADFAHLSISYYAGLDWFCNDVNNDWIKQESEITGLSAELLQGNLTEVHKILVMGSAEEIQTVEPVLKQALPHLSIHRSKDEYLEITNPAATKAKAIQFMEQHLGISAEQVIAFGDNFNDLDMLQYAGLSVAMGNAPDAIKQVAKEVTATNNEDGIALVLNWVFGK; from the coding sequence ATGAAACTCAAAGATCTCATTAAAGCCCCGCCTGCCGAAGGCTACATCAAAAATTCATCGAATTTAGTGACCGCACTTTTCATTTTGGCAGGTATTCTTTATTACCCCACCAACGGCTACGGTTCGGTCATTGCCTTAGCGGCTGCGCTTATTGTGTTAGTCGGACAAAAAATGCTCATCGGGCAAACCAACAAAGATTTCGCCGACATGCAATTTGCCGAAAAACAATTCACGCAAACCCAAAATGCCGATTACGCACGTTTCATCCAAGCCCGCGCCACGCAAATTTTAAACGAAAATAAAGTGTTATCGGAAAAAGGCAAAAAAGAACTCACCCGTTTGCTTAAGTTTGCCGAAACCACCTTAGCAGAAAACATCTCGCCATCATCACCATACAAAGCCGTATTCAGCGACATCGACGGCACACTGCTCAACAGCCAGCATCAAATCACACCCAAAACAGAAAAAGCAATTAAAAACATATTGAAACAAGGCATTCCGTTTATCCCTGTTTCCGCCCGTCCGCCTTATGCCATCACGCCTTACATGGAACAGCTTGGCTCGCAACATGGCATGATTTGTTACAGCGGGGCGTTAATTTTAGATAAAAATCTGACCGCACTTTATAGCGTGATTTTGGCACCGCAGGACTTACAAAAACTCAACGAACTTTTAGCCGATTTTGCCCACCTTTCCATCAGCTACTACGCCGGTTTGGATTGGTTTTGCAATGATGTGAACAATGATTGGATCAAGCAAGAAAGCGAGATCACGGGCTTAAGCGCCGAACTGCTACAAGGCAACCTCACGGAAGTACACAAAATATTAGTCATGGGCAGCGCCGAAGAAATCCAAACGGTGGAACCCGTGCTGAAACAAGCCCTTCCGCATTTAAGCATTCACCGTTCCAAAGACGAATATTTGGAAATCACGAACCCTGCCGCCACCAAAGCGAAAGCCATTCAATTTATGGAACAGCATTTGGGCATTAGCGCCGAGCAAGTCATCGCTTTCGGCGACAATTTTAACGATTTGGATATGTTGCAATACGCAGGCCTTAGCGTTGCTATGGGCAACGCCCCCGATGCCATAAAACAAGTGGCAAAAGAAGTCACTGCCACGAATAACGAAGACGGCATTGCGTTGGTGTTAAATTGGGTGTTTGGGAAGTAA